A genomic region of Arachis hypogaea cultivar Tifrunner chromosome 5, arahy.Tifrunner.gnm2.J5K5, whole genome shotgun sequence contains the following coding sequences:
- the LOC112803268 gene encoding uncharacterized protein, protein MGATPFHRSILEVRLPKHFDKPTDMRYDGTQDPLEHLTTFEDRMNLKGVGDEVRCRAFPVTLAGPTIRWFNGLLQGSIYGFSDISRAFLAQFTTRIAKAKHPINLLGITQRHGEPTRKYLDRFNDECLKIDGLTDSVASFCLTNGLLNEDFRKHLTTKPVWTMHEIQMVAKEYINDEEVSQVMAANKRHSGYNQTKHS, encoded by the coding sequence ATGGGTGCCACCCCGTTCCATCGATCCATCCTCGAGGTCCGGTTGCCGAAGcacttcgacaaaccaacggacatgaggtacgatggaacCCAAGACCCTCTAGAACACCTCACAACCTTCGAAGATAGGATGAATCTGAAGGGAGTAGGGGACGAGGTGAGGTGCCGAGCCTTCCCGGTGACTCTGGCAGGACCCACGATCAGATGGTTTAACGGCCTCCTGCAGGGATCCATCTATGGGTTTTCGGACATCAGCCGTGCCTTCCTAGCCCAATTCACGACACGAATAGCAAAGGCAAAGCACCCGATCAACCTTCTTGGGATAACCCAAAGACACGGGGAGCCGACCAGAAAATACCTGGAccggttcaacgacgaatgcttgaAAATTGACGGCCTAACCGATTCGGTGGCCAGCTTTTGTCTGACGAACGGCCTCCTCAACGAGGACTTTCGAAAACACCTCACCACAAAACCGGTTTGGACGATGCATGAGATCCAAATGGTAGCTAAGGAGTACATAAATGATGAGGAAGTCAGCCAAGTCATGGCTGCCAACAAACGACACTCTGGCTACAACCAAACTAAGCATAGCTAA
- the LOC112800757 gene encoding peroxidase 72 translates to MRGTSMANSVNFLLLLSLLAFAPFCHCDKKVGGYLYPQYYVKSCPRAQEIVKSIVAKAVAKETRMAASLLRLHFHDCFVKGCDGSVLLDSSGTIISEKRSNPNRNSARGFEVIDEIKSALEKACPETVSCADILAIAARDSTVLTGGPRWEVPLGRRDSLDASISGSNYNIPAPNNTFQTILTKFKLKGLDIVDLVALSGSHTIGDSRCTSFRQRLYNQTGNGKADFTLDQYYAAQLRTHCPRSGGDQNLFVLDFVSPAKFDNSYYKNLLTKRGLLSSDEILLTQNTVSAGLVKKYAESNDLFFEQFAKSMVKMGNITPLTGSRGEIRKNCRRVNA, encoded by the exons ATGAGAGGAACAAGTATGGCCAATTCTGTGAACTTTCTCCTGCTTCTTTCTCTACTAGCCTTTGCACCCTTCTGCCATTGTGACAAGAAAGTAGGCGGTTACCTCTACCCGCAATATTATGTAAAGTCTTGCCCCAGAGCTCAAGAGATTGTCAAGTCCATTGTGGCCAAAGCTGTCGCGAAAGAAACACGCATGGCTGCTTCCCTGCTGAGATTGCATTTTCATGACTGCTTTGTCAAG GGCTGTGATGGATCAGTGTTGCTAGATAGCAGTGGAACCATTATCAGCGAGAAGAGGTCAAATCCCAACCGTAATTCGGCTCGAGGATTTGAAGTTATTGATGAAATCAAATCAGCACTAGAGAAGGCATGCCCTGAGACTGTGTCCTGTGCTGACATTTTAGCCATAGCTGCCAGAGATTCAACTGTTCtt ACTGGTGGACCAAGATGGGAAGTGCCTCTAGGCAGAAGGGATTCTCTTGATGCAAGTATAAGTGGCTCTAACTACAACATTCCTGCCCCCAATAACACATTTCAAACCATCCTAACTAAATTCAAGCTTAAAGGCCTTGATATTGTTGATCTAGTTGCTTTATCTG GTAGCCATACTATAGGAGACTCAAGGTGTACCAGCTTCAGGCAAAGACTCTACAACCAAACTGGCAACGGCAAAGCAGACTTCACTCTTGACCAATACTATGCTGCTCAATTGCGCACTCACTGCCCAAGATCCGGCGGAGACCAGAATCTGTTTGTGCTAGACTTTGTCAGCCCAGCAAAATTTGATAACAGCTACTACAAGAACTTACTGACCAAGAGGGGTTTGTTAAGCTCTGATGAAATTCTCTTGACACAGAATACAGTGTCTGCAGGTTTAGTGAAGAAATATGCTGAAAGTAATGATCTTTTCTTTGAACAATTTGCCAAGTCCATGGTTAAGATGGGGAACATTACTCCCTTAACAGGCTCAAGGGGTGAGATCAGAAAGAACTGCAGAAGGGTTAATGCTTAA
- the LOC112800758 gene encoding disease resistance protein RPP13 has product MAEVAVTIVVEKLAELLVQQAAEAVSEVECPEGVREQVGKLKNELAWMQGFLKDADAKQSNERVRIWVSEIRDLAFEAEELIDTYMYKATMHTRHLDKLLRPLHMYKLARRIDRIMSKIKEVSARPEAYGVRGESREDINLTSIESLRHWRQPSPYSEEEYVIELEDDIELLLSQLLTVEPRNHVVSIVGMGGLGKTTLAKKLYNHRSVVNHFECKAWVYVSKEYRRRDVLQAILRDVDASSRDEADRLERLPEEELVNKLHSVLDEKRYMVVLDDIWGMEVWDGLKSAFPRRKMGSKILLTTRKWEVALHADASSSPHHLRTLTEDESYSLLCNKVFIPPELESLAREIVVKCEGLPLALVVIGGLLSRKHKSSVEWDQVLRNISWHLLQEQERIARILELSYNDLPSHLKSCFLYLGLFPEGLNIQTKKLLRLWVAEGFLPQEGQETPEGVAHRYLNELIGRCMIQVGAVSSLGRVKTIRIHDLLRDLSLSKGKEEYFLKIFHGNMAPSSTTSQSHSQQPTRSRRLSIHSCDDRYDFLKHGAHHSRSLLFFNREYNDIVGTIWFHWNFLQEQKLNFIYRKFKLLRVLELDGVRVVSLPSTIGDLVQLRYLGLRKTNLEGKLPPSLGNLKNLQTLDLRYCCFLKRIPNIIWKMVNLRHLLLYTPFDSPDSGHLRLDTLTNLQSLPYIDAGKWIEDGALAKMSNLRQLGIYELSGKMVNSVLSTVQGFRNLHSLTLSLQSEEDEFPMFRQLSQCIHLEKLSLIGKIRKLPDPHEFPPNLLKLTLHNSHLQKESIAKLERLPKLKMLILGKGAYNVQELSFNAEGFSQLNILRLIQLKELEEWTVEERALPRLEHMLIDGCEKLRTIPEGLKTLTSLKKIKIIGMPVEFEHRLRTNDVPEFKYVTPAIESSMDILAVAQC; this is encoded by the exons ATGGCGGAGGTTGCGGTTACAATTGTGGTTGAAAAGCTAGCAGAACTGCTGGTCCAGCAAGCAGCGGAGGCAGTTTCAGAGGTGGAATGCCCAGAGGGGGTGAGGGAGCAAGTAGGGAAGCTCAAGAACGAACTGGCATGGATGCAGGGCTTCCTCAAGGACGCAGACGCTAAGCAAAGCAACGAGCGTGTTCGCATCTGGGTCTCTGAAATCAGGGACTTGGCCTTCGAAGCCGAGGAGCTCATTGACACCTACATGTACAAGGCAACCATGCACACCCGCCATCTGGACAAGCTTCTAAGACCCCTCCACATGTACAAGCTTGCAAGGAGAATTGACAGGATCATGTCCAAGATCAAGGAGGTCTCCGCCAGGCCCGAAGCTTATGGCGTCCGAGGCGAATCGCGCGAGGATATTAACCTCACTAGTATTGAGAGTTTGAGGCACTGGAGGCAGCCATCGCCTTATTCGGAAGAAGAGTATGTTATTGAACTTGAAGATGACATTGAGCTGCTGCTGTCTCAGCTTCTTACCGTGGAGCCAAGGAACCATGTAGTTTCCATAGTTGGCATGGGGGGTTTGGGAAAAACCACCTTAGCCAAGAAGCTTTACAATCACAGAAGCGTGGTGAACCACTTTGAGTGCAAAGCATGGGTGTATGTGTCGAAGGAGTACAGAAGAAGGGATGTTCTGCAAGCGATTCTGAGGGATGTGGATGCTTCAAGCAGAGATGAGGCTGACAGGTTGGAGAGGTTGCCGGAGGAAGAATTGGTGAACAAGCTTCACAGTGTGTTGGATGAGAAGAGGTACATGGTGGTTCTTGATGACATTTGGGGAATGGAGGTTTGGGACGGCTTGAAGTCTGCATTTCCAAGGAGGAAGATGGGGAGTAAGATATTGCTGACAACTCGGAAATGGGAAGTTGCTTTGCATGCCGATGCGAGTAGCAGTCCTCATCATCTGAGGACACTGACAGAAGATGAGAGCTACAGTTTGCTATGCAACAAGGTGTTCATCCCTCCGGAGTTGGAGAGCCTTGCAAGGGAGATTGTGGTGAAGTGTGAGGGTCTGCCCTTGGCTCTGGTTGTGATTGGAGGATTGCTGTCAAGGAAGCACAAGTCAAGTGTGGAGTGGGATCAAGTGCTGAGGAATATCAGCTGGCACTTGCTGCAAGAGCAGGAGAGGATAGCAAGGATTCTTGAACTCAGCTACAATGATTTACCCTCCCATTTGAAGTCCTGCTTTCTCTATTTAGGCCTTTTCCCGGAGGGTCTCAACATTCAGACAAAGAAACTGCTCAGATTGTGGGTTGCCGAAGGCTTTTTACCGCAGGAAGGCCAAGAGACGCCGGAAGGGGTTGCTCACAGATACTTGAATGAGTTGATTGGAAGGTGCATGATTCAAGTGGGAGCAGTGAGCTCCTTAGGCAGAGTTAAAACAATTCGCATCCATGATCTTCTCAGAGACCTTTCACTCTCCAAAGGAAAAGAGGAATATTTTCTCAAAATATTTCATGGCAACATGGCACCCTCATCCACCACTTCACAATCTCACTCTCAGCAGCCAACTAGATCCCGGCGCCTTTCTATACATTCTTGTGACGACCGGTATGACTTCTTAAAACACGGTGCTCATCATTCGCGGTCCCTGCTGTTCTTCAACAGAGAGTATAATGATATAGTGGGGACAATCTGGTTCCACTGGAATTTCCTCCAAGAACAGAAATTGAATTTCATCTACAGGAAATTCAAGCTACTCAGAGTGCTGGAATTAGACGGTGTTCGGGTTGTTAGCCTGCCAAGCACAATAGGGGACCTGGTTCAGCTAAGGTACCTAGGATTGAGAAAGACTAATCTAGAAGGAAAACTGCCACCTTCCCTTGGAAACTTGAAAAACCTGCAGACACTTGATTTGAGGTATTGCTGTTTTCTCAAGAGAATACCAAATATAATTTGGAAGATGGTGAACTTGAGACATTTGCTGCTCTATACTCCATTTGACTCTCCAGACAGTGGACATTTAAGATTGGATACATTAACAAATCTGCAAAGCCTACCCTATATTGATGCTGGTAAGTGGATAGAAGATGGCGCTTTAGCCAAAATGAGCAATCTCAGGCAGCTGGGGATATATGAATTATCAGGAAAAATGGTGAATTCTGTACTTTCCACCGTGCAAGGTTTTCGCAACCTTCATTCGCTAACTCTTTCACTTCAATCCGAAGAGGATGAATTTCCAATGTTTAGGCAGCTGTCTCAGTGCATTCATCTTGAGAAGCTCTCTTTGATTGGAAAGATCAGGAAGCTACCCGATCCACATGAATTCCCTCCAAATCTTTTGAAACTAACTCTGCATAACTCCCACCTGCAGAAGGAGTCAATTGCCAAACTGGAGCGGTTGCCTAAACTCAAGATGCTCATATTGGGCAAAGGTGCATACAATGTGCAGGAACTGAGCTTCAATGCTGAGGGGTTTTCGCAATTGAATATTTTGCGGCTTATTCAGTTGAAAGAATTGGAAGAATGGACTGTTGAGGAAAGAGCACTTCCTAGGCTCGAGCACATGCTTATTGATGGCTGTGAGAAGCTGAGAACGATTCCAGAAGGACTCAAGACTCTCACTTCtctcaagaaaataaaaattataggaATGCCGGTAGAATTTGAACATAGACTTCGAACTAATGATGTGCCGGAGTTCAAGTATGTTACTCCTGCAATTGAATCTTCCATGGACATTTTGGCAGTTG CACAATGTTGA